One window of Triticum dicoccoides isolate Atlit2015 ecotype Zavitan chromosome 5A, WEW_v2.0, whole genome shotgun sequence genomic DNA carries:
- the LOC119302142 gene encoding DNA topoisomerase 3-beta-like: MAPKVLMVAEKPSIALSIASALSGGRMSTRKGSTDVHEFDGMFQGSQAFFRVTSVIGHVFSVDFPPAYQNWEGTDPMDLFNAPVLRSESNPKAHIHRHLAQEARGCTYLVLWLDCDREGENICFEVISCTGIPENEVGKRIFRARFSSVTEKDISNAMDNLVLPNKDEALAVDARQEIDLKVGVAFTRFQTRYFQGKYGNLDSRVISYGPCQTPTLGFCVQRYQQINTFKPEKFWSLRAYIIKDGDEIQLEWDRKKLFDFDVTVMFQKMVASDGALKITDISVKEECKARPPGLNTVNLLKVASSALGIGPQTAMHMAERLYIQGYISYPRTESTAYPASFDFRSVLSTLAHNPLWSNNVRTLMDAGFVKPRQGHDVGDHPPITPMRLAPEEALETDAWRLYQYICQHFIGTVSHDCRYTRTAVEFTSGGEIFRCVGHRVTSKGFTSIMPWLAVGENNLPTFKKGDTINIHKVDIYEGSTTAPDYLSESELISLMEKNGIGTDASIPVHINNISERNYVQVNSGRRLVPTALGTTLIRGYQCIDADLCLPDIRSFIEQQITLIAKGKADHLQVIQHVLQQFMRKYSYFVKKIENMDTLFEAQFSPLADSGRLLSKCGKCGRYMKYISTQPMRMYCVTCEEVYYLPQNGSIKLYKEIICPLDGFELLLFSMVGPDAKSFPLCPCCYNSPPFEGIDKLFGALKLDDTGKVGKGAGMPCFLCPHPTCKQSMITQGVCACPECSGTLILDPVSAPKWRLLCNTCNCVVLLPHAAHKITTTDKKCPTCESTIIEVDFNKKATPLEDGATLHEGCILCDELLHSLVEMKHGKSFFMRRGRGRGRGRGRGRGGRGRGRRGNSRHDDPKMSFRDF; this comes from the exons ATGGCGCCCAAGGTTTTAATG GTCGCGGAGAAGCCCAGCATCGCGCTCTCCATCGCCTCCGCCCTCTCCGGCGGCCGC ATGTCTACGCGGAAGGGAAGTACCGATGTTCACGAGTTTGATGGGATGTTTCAGGGCTCTCAGGCATTCTTCAGAGTGACATCAGTCATCGGACATGTCTTCAG TGTTGATTTCCCACCTGCATATCAGAACTGGGAAGGGACTGATCCGATGGACCTTTTTAACGCTCCAGTTCTGAGATCCGAGAGCAACCCAAAG GCTCATATCCACAGGCATCTAGCCCAGGAAGCTAGAGGCTGCACCTATTTGGTACTTTGGCTTGACTGTGACCGAGAAGGGGAAAACATATGCTTTGAAG TAATTAGTTGCACCGGGATTCCTGAGAATGAGGTTGGCAAAAGAATATTTCGAGCTAGATTCTCATCTGTTACCGAGAAAGACATATCAAATGCTATGGATAATCTTGTGTTGCCAAACAAAGACGAGGCACTAGCGGTGGATGCTCGGCAAGAAATAGACTTGAAGGTAGGAGTAGCATTTACTCGATTTCAGACCCGATATTTTCAAGGAAAATATGGAAATCTCGACTCAAGAGTCATTTC GTACGGTCCCTGTCAAACACCTACGCTTGGATTCTGTGTACAACGCTACCAGCAAATTAACACATTCAAACCAGAGAAATTCTGGTCTTTGAGAGCTTACATTATCAAAGATGGTGATGAAATACAGCTAGAATGGGACAGGAAGAAACTTTTTGATTTCGAT GTTACTGTAATGTTCCAAAAGATGGTAGCCAGTGATGGAGCTCTAAAAATAACAGATATATCAGTgaaggaagagtgcaaagcccgccCACCTGGTCTTAATACGGTGAATCTGCTTAAG GTTGCATCAAGTGCGCTAGGTATCGGACCCCAGACAGCCATGCATATGGCCGAGCGGCTTTACATTCAAGGATACATAAG TTATCCGCGTACAGAGAGCACTGCCTATCCCGCGTCATTTGATTTTAGAAGTGTACTTTCTACATTAGCACATAATCCTTTGTGGTCCAATAAcgtccggacgttgatggatgctggTTTTGTTAAGCCTCGTCAAGGTCATGATGTTGGGGACCATCCCCCGATTACTCCAATGCGACTAGCACCAGAAGAAGCTTTGGAAACTGATGCATGGAGGCTGTACCAGTACATATGCCAGCATTTTATTGGCACTGTCAGTCATGATTGTAGATATACAAG GACTGCAGTTGAGTTCACTTCAGGTGGAGAGATTTTCCGTTGTGTTGGCCACCGAGTCACTTCCAAAGGATTTACATCTATTATGCCATGGCTGGCTGTGGGTGAGAATAATCTCCCAACATTTAAAAAAGGGGACACAATTAATATTCATAAGGTTGACATATACGAG GGAAGCACCACGGCTCCTGATTACCTTAGTGAGAGTGAATTGATCTCTCTCATGGAAAAGAATGGCATAGGCACAGACGCATCAATTCCTGTCCATATAAACAACATTTCGGAGCGTAattatgtccag GTAAATTCTGGAAGAAGATTAGTACCAACAGCCCTGGGAACTACCCTGATAAGAGGATATCAGTGTATTGATGCCGATCTCTGCCTGCCAGATATCCGAAGTTTTATTGAGCAGCAGATTACTCTAATTGCAAAAGGCAAAGCTGATCATCTTCAAGTCATTCAACATGTCCTTCAACAGTTTATGAGAAAGTACTCTTATTTTGTGAAGAAG ATTGAAAACATGGATACTTTGTTCGAAGCACAGTTTTCACCTCTGGCAGACTCTGGGCGTCTATTGAGCAAGTGCGGTAAATGTGGTCGGTATATGAAATATATTTCCACTCAGCCAATGAGGATGTATTGTGTAACTTGTGAGGAGGTCTATTATCTTCCCCAGAATGGTTCTATTAAG CTTTACAAGGAAATTATTTGCCCCCTTGATGGTTTTGAGTTGCTTCTGTTCTCAATGGTGGGCCCTGATGCAAAATCTTTTCCACTATGCCCCTGTTGCTACAATAGTCCTCCATTCGAAGGCATCGACAAACTTTTCGGTGCACTCAAGCTTGATGACACCGGCAAGGTTGGGAAAGGGGCTGGCATGCCGTGCTTCCTTTGCCCGCACCCGACATGCAAGCAATCGATGATCACTCAGGGAGTTTGCGCCTGTCCAGAGTGTAGCGGTACCCTGATTCTTGATCCAGTTAGCGCACCAAAATGGCGGCTTCTCTGCAACACGTGTAACTGCGTTGTGCTACTCCCACATGCCGCTCATAAGATCACCACCACAGATAAGAAATGCCCAACATGTGAGTCAACTATCATTGAAGTCGACTTCAACAAGAAAGCCACCCCTCTTGAAGATGGAGCTACTTTGCATGAGGGTTGTATCTTGTGTGATGAGCTGTTACATTCCCTCGTTGAGATGAAGCATGGGAAGTCGTTCTTTATGCGGAGAGGCAGGGGGAGAGGTAGGGGTAGGGGACGAGGGAGAGGCGGCCGGGGTAGGGGAAGGCGGGGGAACTCGAGACACGACGATCCTAAGATGAGCTTCAGAGATTTCTAA